AATGTGAGTGTGTTAACTACCCCGGTAGCCACCACCTTTCCTCCTTTGGCCTTTAGATCCCAAAATAGGCCCAACCCAAAATAACTACCCCATAAAAAGGTATGAGAAGTTGAAAATTTAATAACATATAGATTAGAATTATTATTTCCAGGGGTACGCAATAACCCATTTTGAGAAACCGGGAAAGAATCATTACGGTAACTGCCAGCATGAAAATATTCCCCATTCTCGTTGACGGAAATATGCGGTAACAAACTGGTTGAATAATTTCCTAAAAACGAGCCATAGCGTTGGGCACCCGAGCTATCCAAAATAATTACAAAAGCATTTTGTGTTCCCATTAAGGATGGTTGGTATGCATTTGTTGTAACAGGAAAACTACTCCTATTCTGAGTTGAACCTGTTATATAAATATCATCTTCCATTCCTACGTCTAAATCATTGGCAAGCCCTCCACCTAAATAAGTAGACCATAACCGACTACCATTATTACTGAACTTGAATGCAATGCCATCACCAGTCCCAGTTATGCTGTCCCTAAAAGCCCCAGTAGATATTGGAAAATTAGGACTGGTTGTTTGACCTGTAACATATACATCGCCCGAATTCCCTACGACTAAACTATAAAGGTGATCATATCCGCTACCTCCCAGGTAGGTAGCCCATAAACGGGTGCCATTGGCTGTAAATTTCAGCAATACCCCGCTCCTCAGACCTGGATTTGATCCTTGAAAAGCGTTTAAAGTAGGGAAGCCATTCCCTGCATAGCCACAGATATATAATTCAGAAGAATTATAAATATCAATATCTAAAAATTGTGTATTATCGGTTGCCCCATAATATGTAGACCATAATAAACTGCCTGAGCTGTCAAACCTGGTAATGAATCCATCCCTATCAGGACCAAATATTTTTGAGGTCTGAAATGCACCAGTTGTTGAAGGAAAATCAATACTTTGTGTGGATCCAGTAACAAATGCATTGCCCATGGAATCGGATACCACCCCTGCCCCATTCTCCGAGCTCGACCCGCCTATAAAAGTAGCCCATATCCTTACAAATGGGTCAATGGTCAATGGTGAATCGGGATCAAAATCCCCGACCTTGAATATCAGGACCTCCCCAGCCAATTTAAACAGGCATTCCACCTGATTTTTACCTTGATAGGCCACAGGAGAGTGCTCAACGATGCTTCCGAGCGTGGTCAAGGCATTCAACCTCCCAGCATCATCAATAAAAATATTTTCTGCACCGGTATATTTCATCCTGATCTTTCTGATGTCACCACCGGGATGAACGATAAAATCATATTTCAATCCCTGGGCACCGTCTTCTTCTGAAAAATAAAACACCAGGTCAACGTGTGGATATAGGCCCTTATAAATAATCTTTTTAAAGGAAGGTACCTGCTCGATGCCATCCGGGCAGTGGGGATAATAATAATTGAAATATGGCCCAGCCAAATCTTCGCCATACACAACCGATCCGGGATTTGCACCCAAAAAGTCCACATCTACCCGGTGGAGTTGCATTTTCACTTTTGGGTTGTCATCCTCGTCTTTGTAAATGTTATCCCGGTTTGCTTCCTGTGAAGCCATTTCCTCGTAATGCGAGAGCACGTAGCTGATGCCTGTTTTGCGCAGGTATATGGTTTGGTCATTCAGGTTGGCCTGGAACAGGATGTCAGGGGTGGGCCTGCCATCAGTGTCGGTAAGCTGTCCTTGGTTTTGGATAAAGCCAAGGGAGGAGGTTCCTTGAAAACCTTGTGCCGCTGCACCCAAAGAACCCGCTAAGACCAGCGAAAGCGAAAAGAAACACAGAAGTTTGAAAAAAAATGGCATGAGCAGCAATTGAGTAAAAGAAACAAGTTCGTCTAATCTAACTACATCAAATTTCTCAAAAAGATTTCATTCTGAGAAACTTTCATTTTTTCCGCACTCCCCATACCCTTTGTTGAAGCCTGGCAATGGAAGAAAATCCAATTCCGAAAGACGGGGGTAAAAGTGCGGTTTCCGAAACGGCTACTTTCCAGTTGGCGCGATTTATTTTGCCAGGCGGAAGCCTTGCGTTACAATAAACCGTTGAAACGGTTGTGGACGGGCATTTTTTTATACCCCCGGTTGAAACCGGGGGGCTATTGATCAAAATATTGTAAGCGCTATTATACGCCCACGGCTTCCTCGTCCTTATATTCCAGCGTCAGCTTTTGCTGAAGGTCAGCCGGTACCGGGCTGTATTCCGCAAATTTACGGGAATGGCTGGCGCGGCCCTGCGAGAGCGAGCGCAGAGAGGTAGAGTATTTATACAATTCAGCAAGCGGAACTTTTGCTTTAATTTTTTGATAACTTCCTTCTGAATCTATGCCCATGATGATGGCCCTGCGACCTTGCAAGTCTGTCATGATCTCACCGGTTACATCTTCCGGAGCCAATACCTCTACATCGTAAACAGGCTCCAGCAGCTTGGGGTCAGCCTGGTGAAATGCTGCCCTGAACGCCTGCATCCCGGCAATTTTAAATGCCATATCATTAGAATCCACTGCGTGCATTTTTCCGTCATATACGCCCACTACAATATCGCGCACATAAGAGCCGGTGAGCGGACCTTGCTGCATTTTTTCCATGATGCCTTTTACGATAGAAGGCAGGAAACGATTGTCAATTACCCCACCTACAATGCAGTTGTAAAATACCAGCTTTCCGCCCCAGGGTAATTCATGCTCTTCCCTGCCCCTGATGGGATGGCCTGCCGGATCTTCCATGCCTTCTTCATAAGGCATTATAAACATATTGACCTCAGCAAACTGGCCCGCACCTCCGCTTTGCTTTTTGTGGCGATAATGCGATTCCGTCCGTTTCTGGATCGTTTCGCGGTAGGGGATTCTGGGGCGTATAAATTCGATCTCAATTTTATGCTCATTTTCCAGCCGCCAGCGCGTTATGGCCAGGTGGAGTTCTCCCTGGGCATTCAGAATGGTTTGTCTCAGTTCGCTTGAATAATCCACGATAAGTGTCGGATCCTCTATCTGAATGTTGTGCAGGGCCTCAGCCATTTTTTCCTCCATGTTCTTGTCTTTCGCTTCAATTGCGGTTCGCATCCGTGGCGTAGGAAACTGTATTGGTTTCAACTGTATGTCCTTTCCTTTTTGGGTTAGCGTATCATTAGTCCGTGCTTCTTTTAACTTTACGGTAGCACCAATATCGCCCGCCATCAGCTTGTCTACCGGGTTACGGTTTTTGCCATCCATCACGAACAGTTGGTTGATCTTTTCTGAATTTGACGTACGAGGATTCACAAATTCATCTCCTGGCTTTACGTCTCCGCA
The Bacteroidia bacterium genome window above contains:
- a CDS encoding elongation factor G; the encoded protein is MKVYQTHEIKNIVLLGAPKSGKSTLAETMLFEGGVSKRRGTIEDGNTLSDYHEIEKERKNSIFSSVLHTEWRGQKINIIDTPGFDDFIGDIVSGLRVADTGVMVLNAAQGVEVGTDILWHHAERYNLPIIFAINQMDHEKADFETTLEQARTHYGSKVVAMQYPYNSGNGFDSIIDLLKMTMYKFRQDGGKPEKLDIPEEEREKANELHNTLVEAAAENDDKLLELYFEKGELNEDEMRAGLKAGIINRQVFPVFCMSAKNNMGSGRMMGFIDNVAPNAAEMPAPKTVDDQEIECGTSGPGTLFIFKTAIESHSGTVSYFKVVCGDVKPGDEFVNPRTSNSEKINQLFVMDGKNRNPVDKLMAGDIGATVKLKEARTNDTLTQKGKDIQLKPIQFPTPRMRTAIEAKDKNMEEKMAEALHNIQIEDPTLIVDYSSELRQTILNAQGELHLAITRWRLENEHKIEIEFIRPRIPYRETIQKRTESHYRHKKQSGGAGQFAEVNMFIMPYEEGMEDPAGHPIRGREEHELPWGGKLVFYNCIVGGVIDNRFLPSIVKGIMEKMQQGPLTGSYVRDIVVGVYDGKMHAVDSNDMAFKIAGMQAFRAAFHQADPKLLEPVYDVEVLAPEDVTGEIMTDLQGRRAIIMGIDSEGSYQKIKAKVPLAELYKYSTSLRSLSQGRASHSRKFAEYSPVPADLQQKLTLEYKDEEAVGV